Below is a genomic region from Syngnathus typhle isolate RoL2023-S1 ecotype Sweden linkage group LG3, RoL_Styp_1.0, whole genome shotgun sequence.
ATTATGTATGCACTTGTAAATTGTATTTAAACACGTCTATTTTCATTTTGGATCGTTTAATCTTCCATAATCagggaaatattttttaattcaaaatttTTGAATCAATGAATTACTGTGTAGAGAGTTACACACCTTACTCTGCTATTCCCATCCACACTTGTTCCACTGTATTGTCAAAATAACCCAAATATTGAGGTCTGACAAGTCGTCGCTTTATGTTCGCATTTCTATAAAATCTGAAATAATTATAACCACACATGAACTTAAAACAGTGTGAAATAAACACACACCTCAAAAAAGTTATTGGAACCAAAAATCTGTTTAATATTTCCGTGTAGAACATAGAGCACCACGTGTTTGTTAGTATTATTGAAAGTGCACCAGACTGCCACCATTTCAATTTGTGGAACTTTGACTTCAATTTGTATTTCTTTCCAAatgtatcctttttttttcctgaagaaAAGCCCAAAGGAAAGCATGGTGCTGCACGTGGAAACCTGACATTCACAGCCGGTTGCAAAGCAGAAAGTATCGGTTTACTCACGGGTTTCCCTGCTTTTTGTCAGCCCAAGTTCAAACGGATATGCTTGCCCATATTAacatgtctgcttttttttcttttcctctcgcTTGGCCTTCCGCAAACAATAGCCATATTGTAGCTATGTTTATTTCTGCTCCCAGCGGTGTCTGTCTGGGGTCGGGCGCTAAGCCAACCCCTGTTTGACTCCTCCCTCACCAAGTATCTGTGGACTATTTTAACTCCTTGACAAAGTCTTGTCTTATTGACCTAATAAATGAGCTTGGATAACATGACTTGATTGTCAAAGGAGAAAGTTACCACCAGAACCTGCTTTCCCCAAAACATGATGTTTGTGCAACAAACACTATTTTATATATGTTTTGGGGTTACAGAGCGGATCACATGGTAAGACCAATGTCAATACCTGCTTGAGACAAAAGCATTTATGTGATGCCATAACTGCTTACACTTTTGTGGAAACTCTACTTTTGTCTTAAGCCAACATCAGCCACAGATTTCTCATCAACTTTAGTTATGGAATGCTTTCAAAATGTGCAGGGGAAGGTCACCTTGGCATATGAGAGCACATTTTCTAAACGAGTAGGAAAACAGCAGGCATCTAAGATGGTTTGAATAAATTCAGTGGGATTTTATGTTTCCAGAGCATCTTTATTCTTAGTCAAAATTGCTGTTTGAGTTCTCTATAACGATAATAAATTGTTAAAATCTGTGTGTGGGCCACCGTGCAAgcataacatttttggaatggGTAACTTTAGGGGTCGCTTGACCCTGTTGGTATTTTAATCACCGTGTAGTCAAAGCAGTTGAAGACATCACACACATTCCAGGTGCCCAGGGTCAAGTCTAGGTTTGGTGACAGTTGACACCTTCAAGAAAGTTCTGTGTTGCCACCTTGTCCATTAATATGGAATATAGTGGTTCACagttttttaaatgcattttgatTTTTCTCAAAAGATTGCCATCACACatctatgtaaaaaaaaaaatgttttaatcaaaatatttttgtctccACAGAATAGTTCGTGATTATCTAAGTGGCACACCATTTTCCTCCTACCAGGAGTCCATGTACTTCTCTCGCTTCCTGCAGTGGAAATGGTTGGAGAGGTGAGAAGTTACGCTTTGGTATCCACTTTGCTTAGATACTGTAGGATGTTGCATTCTTTTGTAAGCTGGTGGTTCGCTTGCTAGCTAGCAACATAGTAATTCACTCACTAATCACAAAACATCTTAATTAAAGTTCTTTCTTCACAAAACACTGTCCAATGATCTTTCCAGGGATGGAATCCATTTGAACAATTAGAAGGAACGATGGTATGCCAATGAAGACGACTCTATTTATCAGCATGGGTGGTCTCAAAAACACCCAAAATGGGTGCAGCCAAATCTTGTTTTGGTGGGACCAACTGAGAAATATACTAagagtaaatatattttaaacgctTTAAAGAACTTGCATCACCAACTAATGGCAAATGGCAGCTCCTTGCACCCAAACACTAGCGTGATGCTTCTCGCTACTGATTCGGTGTGAATGCTTAATAATGAATGACGATTTGCATAATATTGGGGAAACTGAAGCGgtgtgaataaataataataaattagagCAATGTTCCAGCTTCACGTGGCAGTTTAACTTAGTTCTTCCTGTCTTTCAATTCTAGGCAACCAGTAACCAAAAATACCTTCAGGCATTACAGAGTACTAGGAAAAGGTGGATTTGGCGAGGTGAGTGTCTTCAAGATAACACACAATGGTACTTCttgaaattgtcttcatttctaagcatctttgggttcttgaaaagcgctatacaaatttaatgagttattattattattattattgtaagtAACCTCACGACACCTTTTGATTATTGTCAAACGATGTGGCTTGATTTTTAACTCCCTCGCTGACACCAAATGATGTTTGCTCATGTGTCCGCGCTACTTATTTTTCCAGGTTTGTGCCTGCCAAGTGCGCGCCACCGGTAAGATGTACGCCTGTaaaaagctggaaaagaaacgagtgaagaaaagaaaaggtgaAGCAATGGCTCTAAACGAAAAACGAATTTTAGAAAAAGTTAACAGTAGTTTTGTAGTAAGTACTACCTTTTTCTTATTCAACCTTTCAAACCAATtgtttcttgtgtgtgtgtgtgtgtttgtgcgtgcgtttgtgtgcgtgcatgcgtgtgtgacaaACTGACCATCATTTGTGGCTGCAAATGGAACAAATAGCATGTTTGCAAAATTGACCAATTGGCTATCAAATGCTCTTTTGCGTCATGAcgtccacacttttttgtgatATCTTCATGTCCTCTGGAATGAGAGCTAATGGGATGAGAATGTACCAACATGTGAAACAAAACCACATACCACATGGTTATTTTGACCAGCTGCAGCTTaatcatggcaaaaaaaaaatgttatgctCCTGGTGAGCATTTTGCAAACATTGCAACAactttgatttcatttgaagCACTTGGCTTTAGTCATGCTTATGAAATGGTTATTTAATGTGACGTCTTGATTTTTGACACTGCTAGTGATTTCAGTTGAAATGCAAAGCAGTCAAATACCTTTTGAAAAGACTTTGAATAATATCTATAGCATGCCTACATATGTAGATGCTACTTCACATGGTCTGGAAAACCACAACAGCGCTGCAGGTTTATGTTGTTTAGAAATAAGTTGTGTGCCTTGAGTTAGTGATGGAATTTTGTGGCACACAACAAACTGCATGCAGCATGTGGAAGAAAGGACTCCAGTGTCCCCTTTGAGTAAGTGCGACAGAACCTCCACCACCCCTTTCTGAAAATCATTAACATGCCACTATACCATCATGCTTAATGCTCTTAATAGTGCGGTTGCTCTTGGCTGATTTTCCTACGGAGGAATTTGCTAAACTGATCCATAACCATGAGCGAGTGGTGATTTTTGGCTGCCACATGAAAAAGCAAGATTCAACGTTCTTTTTGAAAGTCACCAAGCTTTGTGTTTCTTGTGTGCTGGGCCAAAGCGTCAACGGCCGGGAATGTGAAGCTGGCAGTCCTTAACATAAGAAAACATCTGGAAAATTAAAGTAATGGTTTTGGTTCACAAATTAAGTCGTTGATATGTAGGCATAACTTTAATTTGTTCATGTCAGGtgctctataaaaaatgttcattttacaGTAAGCCATTCTTTTGCCAGTAATGCAATGTGCAGgatatttttgaattttgttttccttctttctctGCCCTTTACTGTTAAAATGTAGAGTAGGTCAACCTCTCAGATGCACAGGCAGGAGAAGAAATTTAGCTTGTCAGTGTTATTTTTGATAGAATGATTCTTCTGCACACAAGATTATTACACCAAGTGTGTCTTTATTTGTCTTAGAACGTAGGCTTCCaactgggataaaaaaaaagagttaattCCCGTTTTCCGTCTGATTTCATGAGAATACGGGTCCATGAAACACTGACTGCTTGCAGCTTCTTCACATTGATGACTATGGCCGAACCTCTCCATGTTCTCCATTTGAAGCTCATAGTTGTTTGAGTTGTTGCATTGTGATGATGGGTGAGCTATGTTGAGTGTCTTGCTTGAGTGAGTCACGGTattcacacgcacacgcaagGAGAATAGAGTGGGCTTGTTGCCGAAGCTTACACGTCAACTTTGTGTCACCTGGGATTGACATGGTTCTCTGCGCGTGCTTTTGCGTGCACGCCTGTGTGTCCACGcacctatgtgtgtgtgtgtgtgttgattctCTGCGCTGCAGGCAGAACTGATGACTCGTCATGTACCTCTCTATCTACAAGAGCTGctctgttgcctagcaacactGACCAAACAGCAGTAGCGAGAAGAGTCAAGTGCTCTCTGAAACCCCTCATCGCTCGCTCctgttctttgtctttttgatCAGTGCTCTCTATTAGTCAATAGATATGGTGGCCTTATGTTTTCACATTTTAACTCATGTTGCCACATGTTGTAGTGCGCATGTGTGTATTACGGACATTTGTTAGCTTTGGCTCCAATGGCCAGGAGCGGAGAAAAGAGCCACTCACTTTATTGACTTGGTCGCCACATTGATCAGCTTCTAAAACAAAGACAAGACTATTGAAATACAACCCAGAGCTGCAGAGTCTTATGTTAAAATATTCAATAGAGTTCTGACTTGGACATTTTTGATTGGGTGCTAAAAGGACACAATGTGTTTTCTGCTGCTAAGAAAATCTGAAGAGGGGAGTTGCTCAATACTGGTAGTAGCTTGTTTATCCtgctttcccccttttttttgtttgttgggtgggggtgggggtgcacATGATATCACACACAGGAATTTTCCCACACCCTCTTGTGGACCGTTACTGGCTACGTAGTCTAAAGCATATGGGATTCCTCCCGGTGGCAGTAACATCCTGCTTGCACAACACTGATacactcagacacacacacacacgcacagacaatACGCTGCATGTCGTTGACCCTCAAGGGAGAGAAGGGAAGGTTGGTGGGAATATTGAGGGAAAATAGAGCTCTAGAAAATGGAAAGATATTAGCCCGCGGAGGGAAAGAGAAGTCTCATGTCTGAGTTTGGAAACAATGATGAGATGAGAAGTCTAAAGTTAAAATGATTTTCAAAGCTGCTATGTCTAAAAGAAAAGATTATTTGATAAAGAGCTCAATCTATTTTAAAGTGgaacaatttgttttgttttgatgtggTCATATCTTTTCAATCCAAACCAAACCGTTTTTtcgtttcaaatgtttttttttttctattttatttatttcttcccaCCCCCTAATTCCATCAATCAGATTGGGATGAACTTGAACCATCCCAGACTATTCACTGGGCCCTTTTGTCCAAGATTGGTCACATCAAAACGCTTTCCTTGCCTTCTTCTGGAtaaatagacaaaaaaaatagtcgTGGCTATTTGTCTTTACTAATGTTTATTTAAAGTGTATCTAGCAGAATCAATTACGAACCTTAAAAAATGCTTCTTGCGGGAATTTTTAGTAGGTCAGTATATACATTCTTAATTTGGGGAAAACATCTCTTGAAATGTCTACTTTACCTAATGTGACTCATATTTGTACTTGTACTGTCATGTGGATGGTATGTAACCATTGTGCCCCTGATTTCTTACTTACCTCTTATCTTCCTTCTATCTCTTCCACCCTCATTTGTCCCATATACAACTCCTTTCTTCTGGCCCCTTCCCTGACCCCTCTTACCGCCTCTATGGCAATTTGCCCCCTTTCTAGGTTAGTTTAGCATATGCCTATGAGACCAAGGATGCCCTGTGCCTGGTGTTGACCATAATGAATGGTGGTGACTTAAAATTCCACATCTACAACATGGGCAACTCTGGCTTTGATGAGCAGAGGGCCATCTTTTACGCTGCTGAGATCTGCTGTGGCCTTGAGGACCTGCACCGTGAGAGAATAGTCTACAGGTTAGCAAAAATGGGATTAAAATAAGGAAATACTGTCTCTCTTTAGCTTTTGCGCCGATTCTCCCATCTTGACTAATGACATACTTCCACAGAATGACTGTGGAAACCCCAAAGAGGCGTGATTCAAATTATGGAAAGTGGAGCTTTGCAGGGACTTCTAGATGTCATTGAAACCCATTCAAAAACATATAGCACACTTTTAGAATGCCTTATCTAACAAATAGTCGCCAGCCAGTCGGGGCATGCACTTTTGAGGGAGGGCTTTTCTTTTTGTACAGCTGTCTCCAACCTTTTTTTGCATTACAAACCAACCGTTTGAACCAGCATAACGTTTATCCAATTATCATGAGTCAATGTTTGCGTGCTTACATATTTCAACAAATGTACCAAAAAAGCATTTTCAAGAGACACATACTACGTGACAAGAACTCGCTCCTGTAAATAACAGTCATAAATACAAATGGGTAGATGTGACACGCCCCGTTTGAGCTGCGTGCCTATGGCGATCCTAAAATAATCTCCATGCTTTCCATTACCTTTGATGGGAAATGTTgtccctgccaacatggctgccgtATTGGCGTGTCTGTTAGCCCGCAACAGCGGCTCAACCTGGAAATACGTATACAACAGCAGCTAATTCTGGGATTAAAAAACTCCGCCAACCATGGTAAAAAGGAGCATTTTGGGTGCACTGGCCACCATTTTGTTGTCGGTTAAATGTTGAATccgttctttttttaaatcaaccttCCATTGTATATACATTTTGTTATGTTTATCTTCTGTTACGTTGTATTTTATTGTGTTGTATTGTATTACATAACACTATATGATAATTGTGACTACAACATGACTTAATTTCTTAATTcccgtcttttttttccagggatTTAAAACCTGAAAACATCCTTTTGGATGATCGTGGTAtgtctttgtttcttttttccacaTCAGATCTGTCTGTTTATTGGAATGCTGTTTGGCAAGAGAGACTAATTTGCATACCATCGTTGTTTAGAATGAGCCAGTAAGAGGGAGCGAGTAAATCAACAGTTCAGTCTGTTTTGTGCAAACACTGCAGCATATTGTGTCCGATCttaagaagatatttattaatGGTTTCCTCTCTTTGTGCTTCCTTCATAACATCTGTGTTCAACCATAGGGATTGTGATTTTATACACTTATTATTATAGTTCTGTGAAATCTTCAACTGCTGATATATACCGTCTGCATCTTCTTTAGGGCACATCCGCATTTCAGACTTGGGTCTCGCCGTGCAAATTCCTGAAGGAGAGACGATACGAGGGAGAGTAGGCACTGTTGGATACATGGGTACGAAATGGACTTTTTGTCGAACACAGTAGTGGCCACCTTATCAATTAGCATGACTCTCTCTCTGGTCAAACTACCATTTTCCGTTTTTCTTCATCCCTCCTTCTGCAGCTCCTGAGGTAATCCAGAATGAGAGTTACACTTTCAGTCCAGACTGGTGGGGTCTAGGCTGCCTTATCTTTGAGATGATCCAAGGCCAGTCGCCCTTTCGCAAGCGCAAGGAACGTGTCAAGCGGGAGGAGGTGGACAGACGAGTGCGTGAGGATCAGGAGGAGTACTCCGATAAGTTCTCTGAAGAGGCAAAAGATATCTGCCGACAGGTAAGGGTAAAAGTTGGATACTGTTGTTTGTCGCttggttaaaaagaaaatgaattccGCCCTCACGTGGTGACTTAAGTTCAATATAATGTAATGCACGGTATTTATTTCAAGATGAATAAAATAACGTAATGTCTCTCCCTTATTTGCAGCACACATTCAACAACATTGCTTTTCATGTTATCAAACAAAAAAGGGGGTGGATGAGGATTTTGGACCCAAATTCGTTACAATTGGTGCACAGTTTTGGAAAATTATGGAGGCTACACACATTGTAGTTGTTTGATTAGGCAACGGATGATTGCACAATAGGCTGGACTGGATAGAAGACTAAATGTAAGGTCTTTTAATAAACAGCCACACGCAAGAACACAACACAGACAGCCTTCATTGTTGCTCTTTGTCGACTGTGCTGAATTCAGTCCACCTGACCCTTTTGTATGATGTCACACTGCCCCCCACCTCAATAGACATCATGTCGTGTAAACAATTTACCTTTTGAGTGTACCGTCCAAAACCACGTTGCGACAAGCTGAACCGAATTTTAATTGCTTGAGTGAATTGTAGCTTTTGTAGCCATTTCACTTTATTATAACTAGGAATTAAAATTTCAACACAAACCCACTTATCTGTGCACCAAGAGGGAGCTACTGAGCTTATCTGTTTCAGAGCCAGAGCGGAAGAGACGTTTATTTGCGTCCTGCTGTGGAACATTCTGACCTGAGGTTCAACAGATTAGAAGACTCCCCAGGGGTAGGATGAGTGGGGAGAGCAAGAAGAACGCTTTCTGTACAAAAAAATTGGATAGAAAGCTGGAGGGGGGATGGGGTAGGACTCGTGGTAGAGATTAGCTTTTTCCTCGTTTCTTTTCAAACAAGAATGATTGTGCTTTTTTGTTCCCGTGTtgtgatttgttttattttgatgttcaGGCAAAGAGACGAGTGAATTTGTATCTTAGAGCAAAATACTTGTAAGTGCAAAATACTTATACAAGCCAGTCAGGTGAAACTGGGGTACAATAGTGCACTGACAACTGAAACAAATGTGAACTGGAGAGGTGTGGTGAAAAAGTGAGCACACCGCTAAACTGCACTCATCCACTTCACAAAGTCCTCTGATGTAGGTGTGTATTATCCACAAGCTCTCAAATAAACAGCAGCAGCGCCTTCTAATTCTAGCCAGGATTACGTTGCGTTAACTTGTATCAACACAAATTACTATGCGTGGTCTTTATCCAATTATGTGGGATACAGTCAAGGTGGCGGCATGTATGTGTTTCAGAATAAGACCTATGCAGTTAGGTTTACCTGCCCATTTTTCTATTTTACACATCTTTGGATCACTACAAATGTATTGGATTATATttgaagttttgttttttctccgtCCCTTGTGCTAGCTGCTGGCTAAAGATCCCAAGCATCGCCTCGGTTGTCAGGGTCGAGGCGCCGTAGAGGTCAGGCAACACTCTATCTTCAGAAACATCAACTTCAAGCGATTGGAGGCGAACATGCTGGAACCTCCTTTCAGCCCCGATGTAagcgcaacacacacacaaacccaagAAAGGAAGTAGAAGGCCCCCCGCCCCGAAAAAGCCACAAATTAACGATCACCTTGTCACGACCGCATGTCAGTCATTTGGCATCTCTTTCTGGGTGGTGAGAAACGGACCTTGAATatgttattttaaatccaaatctgAAACTGGTTCACATAAAAACGGAGTAGAAAAACTATGCATTGGTGAAATTGCGCTATTCTCCGCTGAGAAGCTGttcaaacagattttttttttcttttccagcctTCTAAATAGTCTGGCAGAGAGAATGTAACTGTCCTGAGAGGTTAAATCAATATTTGCCTGAGCAAGCTAGTCGTCTGTTTTTGTGTATGGTTGTGAGTAGTAGGGGCGGGCCCGAGTGACTACGGAACCAAATTCCCCATTGATGATTTTGGTCTTAAGATTGTTATTAGAGTCCTTTTCATCAAGCATTTCCCTAAGGGTTAAACTTCCACCGCCCTTTTTCTACTGCATGACCCCGCTCTTCCCTGTATGTTTCTGTTAGCCTCGTGCTGTGTACTGCAAAGATGTCCTGGACATAGAGCAGTTTTCCACTGTCAAAGGTGTGAACCTTGACCCCACCGATGACGACTTCTACCACAAGTTTGTCACAGGAAGTGTCTCCATCCCGTGGCAAAATGAGGTAACTGCTGGGTCTGGAAACTGGGATGACGTCATTGTTCCCACAGCTCATGCGGTGATTTTCGGGGAATGTCGTACAAGTGATCATAGGAAAATATTGAACAGAGATTTAGAGAAATATTATTTGTTATCTATTTATGATGAGGAATTGCTAACATGACCAATGTATTCACatctacggaagaggattagggccagtgaagaaaaaaaaaaacgagcggtgacaggattctgacttttttctcagagtTCTGTTTTGAAAAGGGTTGGCGAGCTCCGTTATAGCAATTGCAGTTTAAATCGTAACATAACAGAAATTGTCATTGAAACCTTCTCTCCTTGTATAGATGATTGAAATGGAGTGCTTCAAAGAAATCAATGTCTATGAGACTGATGGGACGTTATGTTCGGACCTGGACATGAACCGGCCTAACCCTCCACCAAAGAGAGGTTTCTTCTACCGCCTGTTTAGAAGAGAGGCAAGTGCTAGTGCTCCGGCAACTCTCCGAGGGGGTGGGGGCTAAGGTACTTCctctttccttcttttctttctgaGCCTTGTCAAAAATCAATCAAACGTCAATTCTCTCTCATGTGATCGCAGAATATTTAGGTGAAACTTCTTGGCTTCCCTTTTGCACctttactttttttcccccccttggtTGAACTTTGCACCATTCTGTTTGGCTGTGGTGCTTTGGAAGGTGTTATGCTTTTCCTTCATTTATTTCTGAATTCCGTCTTTTGTTGGCAGCATGGTTCCACAATGTATTTGTGATTGCTTGCTTTTCAATGGAATATATCACATCACGTATGCCATCTTCTTCTCAGGTCTGTTTTAAGAGCGGTTACAGTGACGACGAGTTTGAGGAGCCCTCGCGACTTTAaaccactcccccccccccccaaaaaaaaaaaaccccaaccctCTCTACACCCTTCCCTCTTTGCCGCTGATCTTCACCGTAAACCCCAGCCGAGTGCGAATCTTAGGAACTCAGTGAATGTTGACCTGTATTTATGAGCTGTATTAAAAGTGTATtataattaaagaaaaaaagtatgaGTTTAAAGATTTTGTACCTTTGTACTTGAATTTATGTCTAGATGTATATTTTCACTAAAGGTTGTATTGTACAAAAAGCCATAAAAGTACCACTTGAATGCATacatgacattttcattttattgtcttCGGGAACGAATATGGATATTGTTTCTTTTgggtattttttgtttatttccttTTAAAGAAGCACAGTACAAGTTGTCTTATCAATGTAGCATaaggctttttgttttgttttgtttttttaaagtctgTATGTTTAGCATTGATTTGGCCAATGAGATGTTTTTAGAACATCGGATCCACTTTATCCCAAATTAACTCCATTGCCTCCTTAACCTTCAACGCTCAGGTACATCTGAATGAATTCTGTCAATTATGGAGTACAAATCTGTTCACAATTACTGCGTTGTCGCTTAACAATTTTACAGTACGTTAACAAAGTCCCTCCCACTCCTCTTGATTGACGCTTATACGTCTGGCCAACGTATACCTCGTCCCAAGTTGTGCTGGTCTCGACAGCATTGCAGTTCCATGTGCCTGTTGCAACTTGTATTGAGCAGATATGCACAATAATATCAGATATCAGGCCTTGTTTCCCCCTCCGGAGCACAACTCttcaaaaaatatcatcttttaaTCCCCAAAGGAAAAGCTATGGGGGATTTCTTGATCCTTGGCCATCCGTCTGATCTTTTTCATTCTAATCGTTCTCACACAACTCTCCCTTTGTATTGCTGCCCTGGTGAATTCATCTTGGAGACCTAGAATAATGAGGAATGATGTCATAAGATGAAAAATCTGTCCTGCATCTGATAATTACTCCATTAGTTCTTAGCCACTGTAGAGTTTCTGTGCAGTAGATTATAAATAGTTGGCCACATATTTCACCAGTAGAGAATATGCAGCTATATGCGGTGATTTAGGATGTGTTTATGCTAGATGAAGAGAACTCTGTTGTTATAGTGCGCACTGTTTACGCTTCCATGTACAGTAAGTAGTATGTTCTCTATTAGAAATGACTGGGGTGCTTTCTTGTATGGATAAAGGCAGAGAATGCAGGATTTGAATCCCCTTCTAGTTCCAACAAAATTGAGTTTAGAGATTTTTCTGATTTTCTTGCATTTAGGACTCAATTTTGGATTTATGTGGTTGCTCCCAAAAAGTACTTGACGTTTAGAGATGCCATACGAAGTGGTCGATGTAATTTCCAATCATCCGTTTTTAATTCTAAGAATACTCCGTTTTTACTCATTAGCTCACTGTGGACATTGTGTCATATAAAAATACTGCTTTTCCCTTCAATGCATTCTAGCAATTTTGATTTAAATTAATAAGGAACTTCAGACGTTTTAGGTTTATGTTTCtgcagttttttcccccccatttctCATCAATTTGCTAAAAATCAATTGtctgcattttcttttcctgaAATTTAAGTTAACAATAATGGAAATACTTTATTTGTATGTGCACAGAATTTCACAAATGTCATAGATGACTGCGTGTGTGCATATATGAACCCCTCCcagtttggttttctttttctctaaaaaaaaaaaaaaaaaagtccgccATTGCACATTCCATAATGACCATTGAAACGTGCCATGTATTTGTTGCTGTCTTGAGTcgttttgtttgtctttgttgcaCTCAGGCATGCTCTCAAGCTGACTTTCTTGCCTTTGTAGATTTTAGCCTTTTTAGTACTTCTAGCCTCAAAAACTTTGTGCATTTAGAATAAAGCTGTAAAACTCACTTGCTCTCATACAAAAACTAATGGCTGCACCTACAGTATTCACCTGT
It encodes:
- the grk4 gene encoding G protein-coupled receptor kinase 4 isoform X2; this encodes MEIENIVANTVLLKAREGGGGKRNGRSKKWKEMLKLPHISQCEELRRIIERDYTSLCEKQPIGRLLFRQYCDTRPELKRCIEFMDAVAMYQLAPDEKRRHCGLNVLDTYFNNGSAAHLPGVPQDVVAGCRERLEQSPCKELFNDCTKIVRDYLSGTPFSSYQESMYFSRFLQWKWLERQPVTKNTFRHYRVLGKGGFGEVCACQVRATGKMYACKKLEKKRVKKRKGEAMALNEKRILEKVNSSFVVSLAYAYETKDALCLVLTIMNGGDLKFHIYNMGNSGFDEQRAIFYAAEICCGLEDLHRERIVYRDLKPENILLDDRGHIRISDLGLAVQIPEGETIRGRVGTVGYMAPEVIQNESYTFSPDWWGLGCLIFEMIQGQSPFRKRKERVKREEVDRRVREDQEEYSDKFSEEAKDICRQLLAKDPKHRLGCQGRGAVEVRQHSIFRNINFKRLEANMLEPPFSPDPRAVYCKDVLDIEQFSTVKGVNLDPTDDDFYHKFVTGSVSIPWQNEMIEMECFKEINVYETDGTLCSDLDMNRPNPPPKRGFFYRLFRREASASAPATLRGGGG
- the grk4 gene encoding G protein-coupled receptor kinase 4 isoform X1 yields the protein MEIENIVANTVLLKAREGGGGKRNGRSKKWKEMLKLPHISQCEELRRIIERDYTSLCEKQPIGRLLFRQYCDTRPELKRCIEFMDAVAMYQLAPDEKRRHCGLNVLDTYFNNGSAAHLPGVPQDVVAGCRERLEQSPCKELFNDCTKIVRDYLSGTPFSSYQESMYFSRFLQWKWLERQPVTKNTFRHYRVLGKGGFGEVCACQVRATGKMYACKKLEKKRVKKRKGEAMALNEKRILEKVNSSFVVSLAYAYETKDALCLVLTIMNGGDLKFHIYNMGNSGFDEQRAIFYAAEICCGLEDLHRERIVYRDLKPENILLDDRGHIRISDLGLAVQIPEGETIRGRVGTVGYMAPEVIQNESYTFSPDWWGLGCLIFEMIQGQSPFRKRKERVKREEVDRRVREDQEEYSDKFSEEAKDICRQLLAKDPKHRLGCQGRGAVEVRQHSIFRNINFKRLEANMLEPPFSPDPRAVYCKDVLDIEQFSTVKGVNLDPTDDDFYHKFVTGSVSIPWQNEMIEMECFKEINVYETDGTLCSDLDMNRPNPPPKRGFFYRLFRREVCFKSGYSDDEFEEPSRL